The segment TCCATGGGGAAAGATGGGAGATCCCAGGGCGTTCACCAAGGAGAACACAGGCGTCCTGCAAAGACCAGGGAGGACATGGGCAAACCTGAATCACATTCAGCCAGCACGGGACTCCATGAGACAACTTGTATCCTTGGATCAGACACCTAATTGGTGTCACCAGTGACAACGGATCAGGGTCCTACCCCGTCACCACTTACCTAGGCCTCTCCCAACCCTAGAGATAACTCTGCCACTTCCTGCCAGAGTAAACCCCCACCTTCCCCAAGCATTGGGAACACGGCACACAGGGCTCCCCTGGGGTTTTGTGTCACTCTAGGCTATTGGAAGGGCAGGaattcctgctgctgctgctggccacAAGGCCAGGGCACAGGACACTTCTCAGCCTTGCTGCTCAAAGTATATTCTAGAACACTGAACGGGAAAGAGAGGAACAGAAGGATGGGAGGACAGCACTGAGAGAACAGCATTGTCAGAGTCGCAGGCTCCACCCCCAGCCCACGTGATTCTGGGAGGTGCCCTCCTCTGGGAGGAGACTCGGTTCTGCTATGAAAAGCAGGGTGGCTACCAGAGCAGCCAGGCTTGGCAGGCAGCCGTGTTGGAGCCAAATCTCTTCCCCAGAGAAGAACCTAGCAGGCAGCAGAGACTATGGAGCTAGCCTCGGCTCGTCTCCTCAGAGGGCAGATTCCCTGGAGGGGACTACTGCTCACAGGTAAGGAGACATTCCTCGTGGTAGAGAGCAGGGGAGCTCCGAGACTGGATGGGGTCTTTTGGGAGAGGAAAGGAACCTGAGGAGGGACATCTGGCTTCTGCTTGAAGCCTGACAGCAACAGGAAGCTCTGGGTGAATGTGAAGGGGCAAGTGGTGAGGAGAAACTCCGTTGTTCCCCGTTGTTAAGTTTATCGCACTGGCCAGGGCATCCTGAAGACTGAAGTCCACAGCTCTGTCAGGGTGACCCCGTGTAAAACCCAACTGGGGCAAGTAAACAGCATCATCGGATGCCACCCTGAGAAGTTTGCAAATAAACCCTAGCCTCCGGGACACTGATTCTCACGCAGGTATATGAGCCTGTGCCAGGCAGCGGGGGTTAAGCCAAAATCAAACTGGTCCTCCTCACAGCCCTGGTTCTCCTGATCAGAGAGACAGACCAGCGAGGACATCTAGAAGGTGGGGCCGGGTGGACAAACACTTCAGGAGAAACGAAGCAGGCAAAGGTCAGAAAATGAAGACTCGGGGTCTTTAGAGGAGGAGGTCAGAGAAGATACCCTACACTCAGCAAAGATTCTGTGTGTGAGCAGGGATCTGAGGGCAGTGAGCAGGACCTGTGTGAACTCCAAGAGACCATTTCCTACAGGGGGAAGGGTCAGCACTGCTGAGGAACGGAGGTGATGCTGGCCGCCACCCAGTAGGACACTCGCTCACAGCAAGGCCGAGAGTTGCGAAGGTCCTGATATTGATagatctttctctcctccctcttagCCTCACTTTTAACCTACTGGAGCCCTCTCACCACTGCCCAAGTCACCGTAGACGCTGTGCCACCCAACGTTGTTGAGGAGAACAGCGTTCTTTTACTCGCTCACAATATGCCGCAGGAGTTCCAAGTCTTTTACTGGTACAAGGGAACCACTCCGAATCTAGACAGTGAAATTGCACGATATATAAGATCCGATAATGTGCATCAAACAGGACCTGCATACAGCGGCAGAGAGACAATATACAGCAATGGATCCTTGTTCTTCCAAAATGTCACCAAGAAGGACGAGGGAGCCTACACACTAACTGTGATAGATCAACAATTTAATCCTATACAAACGTCTGTGCAATTTCGTGTATACCGTAAGTATTTCTCTGTAACCTCCGGGTCGTGGGTTCACACACAGAACTGCCAATCCTAGATGACTCTACTATGCCCCCCACATTGTGGTTCGAGCACTTAGTACAGGACACGCCGAGTGGAGACGAACAGAAACAAACCGGGATGCCTCGCTTGGACCCACTCTTTCAGAGAAGAGACGGTGAACTCAGTCTGAGGATGTCAGACTCTGCCCAGTATCTTAGGACGCTTATCCTAACGTGGCCTTGAGAAGGACCCTTCAGGACTCAGGCTTGCCTGGCTGAGGGAAGCATGAGATTCTCCCAGAGGCTTTGCTCCAGACTCTGTCCCAGCCTGGACGCAGGGAGCCTGGGAGGCTTTGAGACTGGGCTGAAATTTGACCTCTTGTCAGAGCTGACAGGGACAATGGCCTATCTGCTGGTGACAGTCAGCCTAGTGAGAGCCATGTCTGAGGCAGCTCACCTGGGTATCTCCTTCTGAGACTTAGTGTGCTCACATAGGTGGAGAGGTATGAAAGCCGGCCAGCCAACTGTTCC is part of the Rattus norvegicus strain BN/NHsdMcwi chromosome 1, GRCr8, whole genome shotgun sequence genome and harbors:
- the Ceacam4 gene encoding carcinoembryonic antigen-related cell adhesion molecule 4 precursor produces the protein MELASARLLRGQIPWRGLLLTASLLTYWSPLTTAQVTVDAVPPNVVEENSVLLLAHNMPQEFQVFYWYKGTTPNLDSEIARYIRSDNVHQTGPAYSGRETIYSNGSLFFQNVTKKDEGAYTLTVIDQQFNPIQTSVQFRVYP